A portion of the Lujinxingia litoralis genome contains these proteins:
- a CDS encoding MBL fold metallo-hydrolase: MILERLYDSDLAQASFLIGCPDTQRALVVDPRRDLEPYLALARAQGLTITDVAETHIHADFLSGARELALATGATFWHSAQGGETWRYQGLSELRARPLQDGQHIRLGCCALEAVHTPGHTPEHLSYLLIEHDHVLGVLTGDFLFVSTLGRPDLIDATGLGENSSRQAAEALYRSVHIARERFPHDVPLWPGHGAGSACGKAIGALPSTTLAIEWNTAPWATYLKRDDKEGFIEHILAGQPDSPTYFKRMKVENRDGFGLRDRSAEPARLHPHRIRQAIDQGVTFVDLRSRDDFQRAHLPQSLHLPLGAHLESWAGWALPWRQPLVLIASPGEDPAQAATRLLRVGHDAIVGWARFDELPDAHFTDQPYIEVDEALERWRQKDALFVDVRSSLEWRQGHIPDALHRPFTRLTTLCDTIPDDQDLIVYCGSGARAAAATSLLHAHGLTRAIVFEGSMQTWTERALPLEPPAQRPAAP; encoded by the coding sequence ATGATCCTCGAACGCCTCTACGACAGCGATCTTGCCCAGGCCTCCTTTCTGATCGGCTGCCCCGACACCCAACGCGCGCTGGTGGTCGATCCGCGTCGGGATCTCGAACCTTACCTCGCCCTCGCCCGCGCCCAGGGCCTGACCATCACCGACGTGGCCGAAACCCACATCCACGCCGACTTTTTAAGCGGCGCCCGCGAGCTCGCCCTCGCCACCGGGGCGACCTTCTGGCATAGCGCCCAGGGCGGCGAAACCTGGCGCTACCAGGGGCTGAGCGAACTTCGCGCCCGCCCCCTGCAAGATGGCCAACACATCCGACTCGGGTGCTGCGCGCTGGAAGCCGTGCACACCCCCGGCCACACGCCGGAGCACCTGAGCTACCTGCTCATCGAGCACGATCACGTCCTCGGCGTGCTCACCGGCGACTTCCTCTTTGTCAGCACTCTGGGGCGCCCCGATCTCATCGACGCCACCGGACTGGGCGAAAACTCCAGCCGTCAGGCCGCCGAAGCCCTCTACCGAAGCGTGCACATCGCTCGGGAGCGCTTCCCGCACGACGTCCCCCTGTGGCCCGGCCACGGTGCGGGCTCGGCCTGCGGCAAGGCCATCGGCGCCCTCCCCTCCACCACCCTCGCCATCGAATGGAACACCGCCCCCTGGGCCACCTACCTGAAGCGCGACGATAAAGAAGGGTTTATCGAGCATATTTTGGCCGGCCAACCCGATTCGCCCACCTACTTCAAACGCATGAAGGTCGAGAACCGCGACGGCTTCGGGCTTCGCGATCGCAGCGCCGAACCCGCCCGGCTCCATCCTCACCGCATCCGCCAGGCCATCGACCAGGGCGTCACCTTTGTCGATCTTCGCTCCCGCGACGACTTCCAGCGCGCGCATCTCCCCCAAAGCCTTCACCTGCCCCTGGGAGCTCATCTGGAGAGCTGGGCCGGATGGGCGCTCCCCTGGCGCCAGCCCCTGGTGCTGATCGCCTCTCCCGGCGAAGATCCCGCACAAGCCGCCACGCGTCTGCTCCGCGTGGGCCATGACGCCATCGTGGGATGGGCACGGTTCGACGAACTCCCCGACGCGCATTTCACCGACCAACCCTACATCGAGGTGGACGAAGCCCTGGAGCGCTGGCGCCAGAAAGATGCGCTCTTTGTCGATGTGCGCTCCTCCCTGGAATGGCGGCAGGGCCACATCCCCGACGCGCTGCACCGGCCCTTCACCCGGCTGACGACCCTCTGCGATACGATCCCCGACGACCAAGATCTCATCGTGTACTGCGGCAGCGGCGCCCGCGCGGCCGCGGCCACCAGCCTGCTGCACGCCCACGGCCTGACCCGGGCCATCGTCTTTGAGGGCAGCATGCAAACCTGGACCGAGCGCGCCCTCCCCCTGGAGCCCCCCGCACAACGCCCCGCTGCACCCTAA
- a CDS encoding DUF2804 domain-containing protein: protein MISEGTRGDEGEAIGKVPNAMVDRRGQARIGTYRGELVAVQLERLRGEEALGGLQARLRRKRWQYSALCTDEVFVAQAVVHAGFAGNAFMYAIDLREERLVLRASTLGLPGVQVAVNNQPGAGLEASFRGPGQKIWTRRPPQGAPYEVGANLSRWGALPYGAVDLRAHLSVVQAAPALTVIAPVAAPGRLNVTQKWMGLPARGRLQIASRSYELAGGLGALDYTQGFLGRRTAWRWAMALGRLDDGRRLGLNLVEGFNDDHPTANENALWVGDRLIGLGRARFTYQKDRPGEPWQVRTTCGRVELSFRSIYVHREVRNIGPVRSSFLQPAGRFEGTIKVDNIAYPVRLVGVTEDQDIWW, encoded by the coding sequence GTGATCAGCGAAGGTACAAGGGGTGATGAAGGGGAGGCGATCGGCAAGGTGCCCAACGCCATGGTCGACCGGCGGGGGCAGGCTCGTATTGGCACGTACCGCGGGGAGCTGGTGGCGGTGCAGCTGGAGCGCCTGCGTGGCGAGGAGGCGCTGGGAGGGTTGCAGGCTCGGCTGCGCCGCAAACGCTGGCAGTACAGCGCGCTGTGCACCGATGAGGTCTTTGTGGCGCAGGCGGTGGTGCACGCCGGCTTTGCCGGAAACGCGTTTATGTATGCGATCGATCTGCGCGAAGAGCGCCTGGTGCTGCGCGCCAGCACGCTGGGGCTTCCAGGGGTGCAGGTCGCGGTGAACAATCAGCCCGGTGCCGGTCTGGAGGCTTCCTTTCGCGGCCCGGGGCAAAAGATCTGGACCCGGCGCCCCCCCCAGGGGGCGCCGTATGAGGTGGGCGCGAACCTCTCTCGGTGGGGAGCGTTGCCCTACGGGGCGGTCGATCTGCGTGCCCACCTGAGCGTGGTCCAGGCCGCGCCCGCGCTCACCGTGATCGCGCCGGTGGCCGCGCCGGGGCGCCTCAATGTGACGCAGAAATGGATGGGGCTGCCGGCCCGGGGGCGGCTGCAGATCGCGTCGCGCTCCTATGAGCTGGCAGGCGGGCTGGGGGCGCTCGATTACACCCAGGGGTTTCTGGGCCGCCGCACCGCCTGGCGCTGGGCGATGGCGCTGGGGCGCCTGGACGACGGGCGCCGGCTGGGGCTGAACCTCGTCGAGGGGTTCAACGACGACCATCCCACCGCCAATGAGAACGCGCTCTGGGTCGGCGATCGCCTCATCGGGCTGGGGCGCGCGCGTTTTACCTACCAGAAAGATCGCCCTGGCGAGCCCTGGCAGGTGCGCACCACCTGCGGGCGAGTCGAGCTGAGTTTCCGCTCGATCTACGTGCACCGCGAGGTGCGCAACATCGGGCCGGTGCGAAGCTCATTTCTGCAGCCGGCCGGGCGTTTTGAGGGCACCATTAAGGTCGACAATATCGCCTATCCGGTGCGTCTGGTAGGCGTGACCGAGGACCAGGATATCTGGTGGTGA
- a CDS encoding PPC domain-containing DNA-binding protein — protein sequence MIFRVSTSTQKLVGRVDEGEELVTELTRICRSNGVHAAELRAVGQFSEIELAVFDAQRGEYVKVVDGKGYFELVSLNGNVSTLGDEVVLRLDAVFNALGPAGPQLVAGQLRRAKALSAEFVVEVFSDLRLRRRLDASSGRLELEAVEQVERKQAAAPAEEVPAAPEEAAPVETSAPVPQAPGLSWTDAIAEADSAESRREAARKGRPMPKKPTKTVSFDDDEDDDLEGPWLKPGDILNHPKLGRCRVMKVEDEDYCHIRLPRGKIRKMMLEVLDIRFAGEEDGRNVFEARVRK from the coding sequence GTGATTTTTCGAGTTTCTACGAGTACGCAAAAGCTGGTCGGGCGAGTCGATGAGGGCGAAGAGCTGGTGACCGAGCTTACCCGCATCTGTCGCAGCAACGGAGTGCACGCCGCCGAGCTCCGCGCCGTCGGGCAGTTCTCCGAGATCGAACTCGCCGTCTTCGATGCGCAGCGCGGTGAGTACGTAAAGGTGGTCGACGGGAAAGGCTACTTTGAGCTGGTGAGCCTCAACGGCAACGTCTCCACCCTGGGCGATGAGGTGGTGTTGCGCCTTGACGCGGTGTTCAATGCCCTGGGACCGGCCGGACCCCAGCTGGTGGCCGGCCAGCTGCGCCGGGCCAAAGCGCTGAGCGCGGAGTTTGTGGTGGAGGTCTTTAGCGATCTTCGACTGCGCCGCCGGCTCGACGCGTCGAGCGGTCGGCTGGAGTTGGAAGCCGTTGAGCAGGTGGAGCGCAAGCAAGCGGCGGCGCCCGCCGAAGAAGTGCCGGCGGCCCCGGAAGAGGCGGCGCCGGTCGAGACCAGCGCCCCGGTTCCTCAGGCCCCCGGGCTCTCCTGGACCGATGCCATCGCTGAGGCCGACAGCGCCGAGAGTCGGCGCGAGGCCGCGCGCAAGGGGCGCCCGATGCCCAAAAAGCCTACCAAAACCGTCTCCTTTGATGACGATGAGGATGACGATCTGGAAGGCCCCTGGCTCAAACCCGGCGATATCCTCAATCACCCCAAGCTCGGGCGTTGCCGGGTGATGAAGGTTGAGGATGAGGACTACTGCCACATCCGGCTGCCGCGCGGGAAGATTCGCAAGATGATGCTGGAAGTGCTCGACATTCGCTTCGCCGGCGAAGAAGACGGCCGCAACGTGTTTGAGGCCCGGGTGCGTAAATGA
- a CDS encoding NUDIX hydrolase encodes MSWALSPERVRQKLQALSWEPQVNFERVPGLEGRQLRQAAVLAPLTQVGGELHLVFTERPSTMREHSGEVAFPGGRRDPEDRRLRDTALREAHEEIGLMPEDVRLYGSLVRMPTISGYEVTTFVGEFAHPYELNPNPGEIEEMFLVPLAHLADPACQRVEQRSWDGVAYDLHFYDVAGHTIWGATGYMVSVLLDFLAGRPLDQGRWTRE; translated from the coding sequence ATGAGCTGGGCTCTCTCCCCGGAGCGCGTTCGTCAGAAGCTGCAGGCGCTGAGCTGGGAGCCGCAGGTGAACTTTGAGCGGGTGCCCGGGCTCGAAGGCCGTCAGCTCCGTCAGGCGGCGGTGCTGGCGCCGCTCACCCAGGTGGGCGGCGAGCTGCACCTGGTGTTCACCGAGCGCCCCAGCACGATGCGTGAGCACTCCGGGGAGGTGGCCTTCCCCGGAGGCCGCCGCGATCCGGAAGATCGCCGGTTGAGGGACACCGCGCTGCGGGAGGCTCATGAAGAGATCGGGTTGATGCCCGAGGATGTGCGCCTCTACGGCTCGTTGGTGCGCATGCCCACGATCAGCGGCTACGAGGTCACGACCTTTGTGGGAGAGTTTGCGCACCCCTATGAGTTGAACCCCAACCCTGGCGAGATCGAAGAGATGTTTCTGGTGCCACTGGCTCACCTGGCCGATCCGGCCTGCCAGCGTGTGGAGCAGCGCAGCTGGGATGGCGTGGCCTACGACCTGCATTTTTATGATGTGGCGGGGCACACCATCTGGGGCGCCACCGGGTATATGGTGAGTGTGCTCCTGGATTTTCTGGCCGGAAGACCGCTGGATCAGGGGCGCTGGACGAGGGAGTAA
- the coaBC gene encoding bifunctional phosphopantothenoylcysteine decarboxylase/phosphopantothenate--cysteine ligase CoaBC — protein MALNVVLGVSGGIAAYKACELARALIKRGDEVRVVMTRNAREFVSPLTFQALTQAPVGLATFDPGYEAQIGHIELARWADVVLVAPATANLVAKMAHGLADDLLTTVLLATRAPVVVAPAMNTQMYLHPRVQANLTTLSQTPGYRVIAPDHGELACKEVGPGRLPDPPVILAELDRALSPQLLAGKRVLLSAGPTRERIDAARFLSNPSSGKMGYALAAAAREMGAEVTLVSGPVALEAPYGVDVIGVESAVEMHGEVMARAPESDVVMMVAAVADWRPAVASQAKLEKSSMEPVLELTRNPDILAELGERFGPGSGATEGPILVGFAAESHDVVARGRAKAARKGVHALVANAIGGPAGAFGADESTVHVLVGAQEARTHRGPKSALARAIWQDLAGLARG, from the coding sequence ATGGCGTTGAACGTAGTGCTTGGAGTAAGCGGTGGGATTGCGGCCTACAAGGCCTGCGAGCTGGCCCGCGCGCTGATCAAAAGGGGAGACGAGGTGCGGGTGGTGATGACCCGCAACGCCCGGGAGTTTGTCTCGCCATTGACCTTTCAGGCGCTGACGCAGGCGCCGGTGGGGTTGGCCACCTTTGATCCGGGATACGAGGCGCAGATCGGCCATATCGAGCTGGCGCGCTGGGCTGATGTGGTGCTCGTGGCCCCGGCAACGGCCAATCTGGTCGCGAAGATGGCCCATGGGCTGGCCGACGATCTTTTGACGACGGTGCTGCTGGCCACCCGGGCGCCGGTGGTGGTGGCCCCGGCGATGAACACGCAGATGTATTTGCATCCCCGGGTGCAGGCCAACTTAACGACCCTCTCCCAGACCCCCGGCTATCGGGTGATCGCCCCCGATCACGGGGAACTCGCCTGCAAAGAGGTCGGTCCGGGTAGACTGCCCGATCCGCCGGTGATTCTGGCGGAGCTCGATCGGGCGCTCTCCCCCCAGCTGCTGGCGGGCAAACGCGTGCTCTTGAGCGCCGGACCAACCCGCGAGCGGATCGATGCGGCCCGTTTTCTCTCGAACCCCTCCAGCGGCAAGATGGGCTACGCATTGGCGGCCGCGGCCCGGGAGATGGGCGCGGAGGTGACCCTGGTCAGCGGCCCGGTGGCGCTTGAGGCGCCTTACGGCGTGGATGTGATCGGGGTGGAGAGCGCGGTAGAGATGCATGGCGAGGTGATGGCCCGCGCGCCGGAGTCGGATGTGGTCATGATGGTGGCGGCCGTGGCCGACTGGCGGCCGGCCGTGGCCAGCCAGGCAAAGCTCGAGAAGTCGTCGATGGAGCCCGTGCTGGAGTTGACGCGAAACCCCGATATTCTGGCCGAACTCGGGGAGCGCTTTGGGCCGGGCAGCGGTGCCACTGAGGGGCCGATCCTGGTGGGATTTGCCGCGGAGAGTCACGACGTGGTTGCCCGCGGTCGGGCCAAGGCCGCACGTAAGGGGGTCCACGCGCTGGTCGCCAACGCCATTGGTGGCCCTGCGGGGGCCTTTGGGGCCGATGAGTCCACGGTTCATGTGCTCGTGGGCGCGCAGGAAGCTCGCACGCATCGCGGGCCGAAGTCGGCGCTCGCGCGGGCCATCTGGCAGGACCTTGCCGGGTTGGCGCGAGGATGA
- a CDS encoding uracil-DNA glycosylase, which yields MAFLKNYLGDCQRCRLSQSRSRIVFGEGDPSARLMFIGEAPGFHEDREGRPFVGKSGELLTGMIRGMKLSREQVYIANVVKCRPPENRNPSPTEIQECRPFLQKQIAVVQPEIIVTLGLFATQTLLGTEGRIGDLRGRWHDYQGIAVMPTYHPAFLMRDEAKKRPAWEDLKMVMRRLGLG from the coding sequence ATGGCCTTTCTCAAAAACTACCTGGGCGACTGCCAGCGCTGCCGGCTGAGCCAGAGCCGCTCGCGGATCGTGTTCGGGGAGGGGGATCCCTCGGCGCGCCTGATGTTCATTGGCGAGGCCCCGGGCTTTCACGAGGACCGGGAAGGGCGGCCCTTTGTCGGGAAGTCCGGCGAGCTTTTGACCGGCATGATCCGGGGCATGAAGCTCTCTCGCGAACAGGTCTACATCGCCAACGTGGTCAAATGCCGTCCGCCGGAGAACCGCAATCCGTCGCCGACCGAGATTCAGGAATGCCGCCCCTTTTTGCAAAAGCAGATCGCGGTGGTTCAGCCCGAGATCATCGTGACTCTGGGGCTCTTTGCCACCCAGACGCTGCTGGGCACCGAGGGGCGTATTGGCGATCTTCGGGGGCGCTGGCACGACTATCAGGGCATCGCTGTGATGCCCACCTATCACCCGGCTTTCTTGATGCGCGACGAAGCCAAGAAGCGTCCGGCCTGGGAAGATCTCAAGATGGTGATGAGACGCCTGGGGCTGGGGTAA